A stretch of the Ananas comosus cultivar F153 linkage group 14, ASM154086v1, whole genome shotgun sequence genome encodes the following:
- the LOC109720686 gene encoding uncharacterized protein LOC109720686 isoform X2 produces the protein MLWPSLRAAAPPSPSPSPLLPLFLSPTLHSLPPLPSPILRLSPSLRLSRPSPLLAAPPRRRGREDEEEEYDQSEDEGDDDDDDAEAAMPFAEMRRWLERKPRGFGEGRMYDTAVEDRLLEEMERSRAAQLANVSNLRSQPARGEKKQDDPPGKLDAIQSGIGIRVSNLPRKKNIHRDLQSAFKGFPGLINISPAVIANKKTRDPICKGFAFLYFESEAAAERFVQMYSKKNVEFGKVEKQIFCDIINPRSSSNSSMQLADTRTNTSLKHTDTEKDSSRSNMDILTQDQDPLEGSSYDGSFGTEESPFLVEEDDPFSDLEAIETGIEHIDSPSLDSVQYVSETEVDVSDSNDSMPLSQNRKKQVASKKQNRSGKQKPVKNPKLGLPGSVSRLKIKERTILSGVFSKYGSKEVVVSSKEG, from the exons ATGTTGTGGCCAAGTCTCAGAGCAGCAGCACCaccatctccatctccctccCCTCTCCTTCCCCTTTTCCTCTCTCCCACCCTCCActccctccctcctctcccctccccaATCCTCCGCCTCTCCCCATCCCTCCGCCTCTCCcgcccctctcctctcctcgcCGCCCCTCCTCGCCGTAGAGGCCgcgaagacgaagaagaggagTATGATCAGAGCGAAGATGagggtgatgatgatgatgacgatgcgGAGGCGGCGATGCCGTTCGCGGAGATGCGGCGGTGGCTGGAGAGGAAGCCGCGGGGGTTCGGGGAAGGCAGGATGTACGACACCGCGGTCGAGGACCGGCTGCTGGAAGAGATGGAGCGCAGCCGCGCCGCGCAGCTCGCCAACGTCAGCAACCTCAGGAGCCAGCCCGCCCGCGGCGAGAAGAAGCAGGATGATCCTCCCGGGAAAT TAGATGCCATACAAAGTGGCATTGGCATTCGTGTGTCAAACCTCCCAAGAAAGAAGAACATACATAGGGATCTCCAATCAGCTTTCAAAGGGTTCCCAGGCCTCATTAATATAAGCCCTGCAGTTATTGCGAATAAAAAGACTCGTGATCCAATTTGCAAGGGCTTTGCATTTCTTTACTTCGAATCTGAAGCTGCTGCTGAGAG ATTTGTACAAATGTACAGTAAGAAAAATGTGGAGTTTGGTAAGGTAGAAAAGCAGATCTTTTGTGATATCATAAACCCGCGCAGCTCTTCCAACTCTTCCATGCAATTGGCCGACACTCGAACAAACACTTCTCTCAAACATACAGATACAGAAAAGGATTCTTCGAGATCTAACATGGATATTCTGACTCAAGATCAAGATCCGTTAGAAGGCAGCTCTTATGATGGATCGTTTGGCACTGAAGAATCTCCATTCCTTGTTGAAGAAGATGATCCCTTTTCTGATCTTGAAGCAATTGAAACTGGAATTGAGCACATAGATAGTCCCAGTCTAGACAGTGTCCAATATGTGAGTGAGACAGAAGTGGACGTGTCGGATTCAAATGATTCAATGCCATTATCTCAAAATAGGAAGAAACAAGTAGCCTCAAAGAAGCAAAATAGAAGTGGTAAACAAAAACCAGTGAAGAACCCTAAGTTGGGTTTGCCGGGTTCAGTTTCCAG GTTGAAAATCAAGGAGAGAACAATTCTGTCCGGTGTTTTCTCTAAGTATGGTTCGAAGGAGGTTGTTGTTTCGTCAAAGGAAGGATAA
- the LOC109720686 gene encoding uncharacterized protein LOC109720686 isoform X1: protein MLWPSLRAAAPPSPSPSPLLPLFLSPTLHSLPPLPSPILRLSPSLRLSRPSPLLAAPPRRRGREDEEEEYDQSEDEGDDDDDDAEAAMPFAEMRRWLERKPRGFGEGRMYDTAVEDRLLEEMERSRAAQLANVSNLRSQPARGEKKQDDPPGKSVDAIQSGIGIRVSNLPRKKNIHRDLQSAFKGFPGLINISPAVIANKKTRDPICKGFAFLYFESEAAAERFVQMYSKKNVEFGKVEKQIFCDIINPRSSSNSSMQLADTRTNTSLKHTDTEKDSSRSNMDILTQDQDPLEGSSYDGSFGTEESPFLVEEDDPFSDLEAIETGIEHIDSPSLDSVQYVSETEVDVSDSNDSMPLSQNRKKQVASKKQNRSGKQKPVKNPKLGLPGSVSRLKIKERTILSGVFSKYGSKEVVVSSKEG from the exons ATGTTGTGGCCAAGTCTCAGAGCAGCAGCACCaccatctccatctccctccCCTCTCCTTCCCCTTTTCCTCTCTCCCACCCTCCActccctccctcctctcccctccccaATCCTCCGCCTCTCCCCATCCCTCCGCCTCTCCcgcccctctcctctcctcgcCGCCCCTCCTCGCCGTAGAGGCCgcgaagacgaagaagaggagTATGATCAGAGCGAAGATGagggtgatgatgatgatgacgatgcgGAGGCGGCGATGCCGTTCGCGGAGATGCGGCGGTGGCTGGAGAGGAAGCCGCGGGGGTTCGGGGAAGGCAGGATGTACGACACCGCGGTCGAGGACCGGCTGCTGGAAGAGATGGAGCGCAGCCGCGCCGCGCAGCTCGCCAACGTCAGCAACCTCAGGAGCCAGCCCGCCCGCGGCGAGAAGAAGCAGGATGATCCTCCCGGGAAAT CAGTAGATGCCATACAAAGTGGCATTGGCATTCGTGTGTCAAACCTCCCAAGAAAGAAGAACATACATAGGGATCTCCAATCAGCTTTCAAAGGGTTCCCAGGCCTCATTAATATAAGCCCTGCAGTTATTGCGAATAAAAAGACTCGTGATCCAATTTGCAAGGGCTTTGCATTTCTTTACTTCGAATCTGAAGCTGCTGCTGAGAG ATTTGTACAAATGTACAGTAAGAAAAATGTGGAGTTTGGTAAGGTAGAAAAGCAGATCTTTTGTGATATCATAAACCCGCGCAGCTCTTCCAACTCTTCCATGCAATTGGCCGACACTCGAACAAACACTTCTCTCAAACATACAGATACAGAAAAGGATTCTTCGAGATCTAACATGGATATTCTGACTCAAGATCAAGATCCGTTAGAAGGCAGCTCTTATGATGGATCGTTTGGCACTGAAGAATCTCCATTCCTTGTTGAAGAAGATGATCCCTTTTCTGATCTTGAAGCAATTGAAACTGGAATTGAGCACATAGATAGTCCCAGTCTAGACAGTGTCCAATATGTGAGTGAGACAGAAGTGGACGTGTCGGATTCAAATGATTCAATGCCATTATCTCAAAATAGGAAGAAACAAGTAGCCTCAAAGAAGCAAAATAGAAGTGGTAAACAAAAACCAGTGAAGAACCCTAAGTTGGGTTTGCCGGGTTCAGTTTCCAG GTTGAAAATCAAGGAGAGAACAATTCTGTCCGGTGTTTTCTCTAAGTATGGTTCGAAGGAGGTTGTTGTTTCGTCAAAGGAAGGATAA
- the LOC109720342 gene encoding aspartic proteinase nepenthesin-1-like, protein MGKDIHSYVTFLLLICILLFSFETIEASKRILSFELIYRHSPRSPVYNPNLTDSQCFEESLRLSEDRFLQPNNVESMLVGHEITTIRPPIICYQTLYMVFVTIGTGNGTIGYHLNLDTGSHLSWTQCKPCINCYVQNEPYFNPLQSPSFVDISCSDQNPCPQSYYHCINSCCHYHIVYIDGSHTSGTLSKDNFGFHSSHGDHLEFIEGLVFGCSHDTHLIGDNHGYPSGLMALGLAEESFAKQLINHGSQGRFSYCLPPIGSNSISFLRFGSNIVQRGSVQTTPIVPIQGVFLYFITLNDISIGNKRLGFEPGMFARKPNGSGGFYVDSGAFITHLITPAFERVKKELRDHFRHKKLVEVDPQRYMTDLKICWLFQPSYESLMPSMTLHLQGAQMHIMWRQLFLIRRDKGIFCFAMLPQDSSSVLGAYQQANTRFTFDLLQSQLAFNPENCEHDSQP, encoded by the coding sequence ATGGGCAAAGATATCCATTCATATgttacatttcttcttttaataTGCATCCTACTCTTTTCCTTTGAAACTATTGAAGCATCTAAAAGAATCTTAAGCTTCGAGCTCATATATCGTCACTCTCCTCGGTCCCCAGTTTACAACCCTAACCTCACCGATTCACAATGCTTTGAAGAGTCCCTCCGCCTTTCTGAGGATCGATTcctccaaccaaacaatgtTGAATCAATGCTAGTTGGCCATGAAATAACCACTATTCGCCCCCCTATCATCTGCTATCAAACATTGTACATGGTTTTTGTGACGATTGGCACTGGCAATGGCACCATTGGCTATCACTTAAACCTAGATACAGGCAGTCATCTTTCTTGGACCCAATGCAAGCCATGCATCAATTGCTACGTGCAAAATGAACCTTACTTCAACCCTCTCCAATCCCCTTCCTTCGTCGACATCTCTTGCTCTGACCAGAACCCCTGCCCGCAAAGCTATTATCATTGCATCAATAGCTGTTGCCACTACCATATCGTCTATATTGACGGGTCCCACACAAGTGGCACGCTCTCGAAAGACAACTTTGGCTTCCATTCAAGCCATGGTGACCACCTCGAGTTTATTGAAGGGCTTGTCTTTGGTTGCTCACATGATACACATTTAATTGGCGACAACCATGGTTATCCATCAGGATTAATGGCATTAGGTTTGGCCGAGGAATCATTTGCAAAGCAACTTATCAATCATGGCAGCCAAGGCCGCTTTTCATACTGTCTTCCACCGATAGGTTCAAACAGTATAAGCTTTTTACGATTCGGAAGCAACATTGTGCAAAGAGGGTCAGTCCAAACCACACCGATAGTTCCCATACAAGGTGTGTTCTTGTATTTCATTACCTTAAATGACATTAGTATTGGAAACAAACGACTTGGGTTTGAGCCAGGAATGTTCGCACGAAAGCCGAATGGATCGGGTGGGTTCTATGTGGACTCCGGCGCATTCATCACTCACTTAATAACCCCAGCTTTTGAACGAGTGAAGAAAGAGCTTAGAGATCATTTCCGCCATAAGAAATTGGTTGAAGTGGATCCACAGAGATACATGACAGATCTTAAAATTTGTTGGCTTTTCCAACCAAGTTATGAGAGCTTAATGCCGAGCATGACATTGCATTTACAAGGGGCCCAAATGCATATCATGTGGCGACAATTGTTCCTCATTAGAAGGGATAAGGGAATATTTTGCTTTGCAATGTTGCCACAGGACAGTTCAAGTGTTCTCGGGGCATACCAACAAGCAAATACTCGATTTACTTTTGATTTGCTACAATCACAACTTGCCTTCAATCCAGAGAATTGTGAACATGACTCCCAACCATGA